A region from the Sulfitobacter sp. D7 genome encodes:
- the smpB gene encoding SsrA-binding protein SmpB translates to MSQVKSSSKSDPNYKVIAENRRARFDYAIEEDIECGIILEGSEVKSLREGGANIAESYAAVEDGELWLVNSYVAPYKQAKTFQHEERRRRKLLVSRKQLADLWNATQRKGMTLVPLVMYFNHRGMAKIKIGVAKGKKLHDKRETAAKRDWSRQKQRLLKDHG, encoded by the coding sequence ATGTCACAGGTCAAATCCAGCTCCAAATCCGATCCGAACTACAAGGTGATCGCCGAAAACCGCCGTGCGCGGTTTGATTACGCTATCGAAGAAGACATCGAATGCGGCATCATCCTTGAAGGGTCCGAGGTGAAATCTCTGCGCGAAGGCGGGGCGAATATCGCCGAGAGTTACGCCGCCGTGGAGGATGGCGAGCTGTGGTTGGTGAACTCTTACGTGGCGCCCTATAAGCAGGCCAAGACCTTTCAGCATGAGGAACGCCGCCGCCGTAAGCTGCTAGTCAGCCGCAAGCAATTGGCCGACCTGTGGAACGCGACGCAGCGCAAGGGGATGACGCTGGTGCCGCTGGTGATGTATTTTAACCATCGCGGCATGGCGAAGATCAAGATCGGCGTGGCCAAGGGTAAGAAGCTGCATGACAAGCGCGAGACGGCGGCCAAGCGCGATTGGTCGCGGCAGAAGCAGCGGTTGTTGAAAGACCACGGGTAA
- the sseA gene encoding 3-mercaptopyruvate sulfurtransferase — protein sequence MADDPKTLVSTDWLAQHLKDPDLRILDASWYLPDAGRDPKAEYDAAHIPGARFFDIDDISDARSDLPHMAPPIEKFMSRLRAMGVGDGHQVVVYDGAGLMSAARVWWLFRLMGQENVAVLDGGLPKWQAEDRPTEDMPPVPRDRHMTVRFQNQLVRDVTQVAHASKLGDPQIVDARAAARFRGDAPEPRAGLRAGHIPGARNVPFTELLNDDKTMKTPEQTRAIFEAAGINLSKPVITSCGSGITAAVLALALERVGHRKWSLYDGSWAEWGMFPTVPVATGAA from the coding sequence ATGGCCGACGATCCCAAGACATTGGTTTCAACCGACTGGTTGGCTCAGCACCTGAAAGACCCTGACCTGCGCATCCTTGATGCCTCGTGGTATCTGCCCGACGCCGGGCGCGATCCGAAGGCCGAGTATGACGCCGCCCATATTCCCGGCGCGCGGTTCTTTGACATTGATGACATCTCTGACGCGCGGTCGGACCTGCCGCATATGGCCCCCCCGATCGAGAAATTCATGTCGCGCCTGCGCGCCATGGGCGTGGGTGATGGGCATCAGGTGGTGGTCTATGACGGTGCCGGACTAATGTCGGCGGCGCGTGTCTGGTGGCTCTTCCGCCTGATGGGGCAGGAGAACGTCGCCGTGCTGGATGGTGGTTTGCCGAAATGGCAGGCCGAAGACCGCCCGACCGAGGACATGCCCCCCGTGCCGCGTGACCGCCATATGACCGTGCGCTTCCAAAACCAACTGGTCCGCGATGTGACGCAGGTGGCGCATGCCTCGAAGCTCGGTGATCCGCAGATCGTCGACGCCCGTGCCGCCGCCCGCTTCCGTGGTGACGCGCCCGAGCCGCGTGCGGGGCTGCGTGCGGGGCATATCCCCGGCGCACGCAATGTGCCCTTCACCGAGCTACTGAACGACGACAAGACGATGAAGACCCCCGAGCAGACCCGCGCCATCTTTGAGGCCGCAGGCATTAACCTGTCCAAACCCGTCATCACCTCTTGCGGGTCGGGCATCACCGCCGCCGTGCTGGCGCTGGCGCTGGAGCGGGTGGGTCACCGCAAATGGTCGCTCTATGATGGCTCATGGGCTGAGTGGGGCATGTTCCCCACCGTGCCCGTCGCCACCGGCGCGGCTTAA
- a CDS encoding histidine kinase N-terminal 7TM domain-containing protein — translation MPAVQLVIVTASVVTVLGYWVRGHSSLPGKHWFLLAILAMDMWLLSVGVELSATTAACAFGVSRWAWIGFVLLPTFWAFFLYEYALGAKVPRYLVPICAGVAPALITLAAVTSGWHEKFYGPETKWILSEEGAYVQSDHGPLFFIAIAYLYMVIVAAAVVAGRAVRTANPAVRSFFLKLFAATLIPMVANLGYILGGITLFHTDPTPFSFALSLTLVVWLVADNRWIDVNAIARELLFYNSTDPVFVVDPSGVAIETNPAAADLLRRGAEPEAPLSEFGELGPVIRHLAAHGSLPDVTDIQLGHRHFAVRAHAISLGVGQKQVGWAVALLDVTVQKIAAQKAIAAEQMQMQFLATVSHELRTPLTVINGALGLLSQGGAKLSDAQKARLLGKATDGSETLTTLVNDLIDTQSLSSAAFSIDLQSVALGPLVQGAVARAESLQPDKDIRFTCALSDAPLTVQADAERLGQVFGNVLSNAVKFSLPGGLVEVSLEQAEGMALVQVSDSGCGIPPGAEEQVFARFSQLDGSDTKTAYGSGLGMHITRQILDRHGGSIRYVSAPGVGTTFTISLPLVA, via the coding sequence ATGCCAGCCGTACAGCTCGTGATTGTGACAGCATCGGTTGTCACCGTCTTGGGCTATTGGGTGCGTGGCCACAGCAGTCTGCCCGGCAAACATTGGTTCTTGCTGGCGATCTTGGCCATGGACATGTGGCTTCTTTCAGTCGGGGTCGAGCTTTCGGCCACCACGGCGGCCTGTGCCTTTGGAGTGAGCCGTTGGGCATGGATCGGCTTTGTGCTGCTGCCGACCTTCTGGGCCTTTTTCCTCTACGAATATGCGCTCGGGGCCAAGGTGCCGCGGTATCTGGTGCCGATCTGCGCCGGGGTTGCGCCGGCGCTGATCACCCTCGCGGCAGTGACAAGCGGCTGGCATGAGAAATTCTACGGGCCGGAAACCAAGTGGATTTTGAGCGAAGAGGGGGCCTACGTCCAATCTGACCATGGCCCGCTCTTTTTCATCGCGATTGCCTATCTTTACATGGTCATCGTGGCTGCGGCGGTGGTGGCGGGCCGTGCCGTACGGACGGCCAACCCCGCGGTGCGCAGCTTTTTCCTAAAGCTCTTCGCCGCGACGCTGATCCCCATGGTGGCCAATCTGGGCTATATTCTGGGCGGGATCACGCTGTTTCACACCGATCCGACGCCCTTTTCCTTTGCGCTTTCGCTGACGCTGGTGGTTTGGCTGGTGGCTGACAACCGCTGGATCGATGTCAACGCGATCGCGCGGGAGCTGTTGTTCTACAACAGCACCGACCCGGTATTCGTGGTCGACCCATCAGGGGTTGCGATTGAGACGAACCCGGCTGCGGCCGACCTGTTGCGCCGCGGCGCAGAGCCCGAAGCACCGCTGAGCGAGTTCGGAGAGCTGGGGCCAGTCATTCGCCATCTCGCGGCCCACGGTAGCCTGCCGGACGTGACCGATATCCAGTTGGGCCACCGCCATTTCGCCGTGCGCGCTCATGCGATTTCCTTGGGTGTCGGGCAAAAACAGGTCGGTTGGGCGGTGGCGCTCTTGGATGTGACGGTGCAAAAGATCGCCGCTCAGAAAGCGATCGCCGCCGAGCAGATGCAGATGCAGTTCCTTGCCACGGTGAGCCATGAGTTGCGGACCCCGCTGACGGTGATCAACGGCGCGCTTGGCCTGCTGTCACAGGGCGGCGCAAAGCTGAGCGATGCGCAAAAGGCCCGTTTGCTTGGAAAGGCCACAGACGGTTCCGAGACGCTGACGACGCTGGTTAACGATCTGATCGACACGCAAAGCCTGAGCAGTGCGGCGTTCAGCATTGACCTTCAATCTGTGGCACTTGGCCCGCTGGTGCAGGGCGCTGTGGCGCGCGCGGAAAGCCTGCAACCCGACAAGGATATCCGTTTCACCTGCGCGTTGTCTGATGCCCCCCTGACCGTGCAGGCGGATGCAGAGCGGTTGGGTCAGGTTTTTGGCAATGTGCTCTCGAACGCGGTGAAGTTCTCTTTGCCCGGCGGTTTGGTAGAAGTCAGCCTTGAGCAAGCCGAAGGCATGGCGCTGGTGCAGGTAAGCGATAGCGGCTGCGGCATTCCTCCGGGGGCGGAAGAGCAGGTCTTTGCCCGTTTCTCGCAGCTTGACGGCTCCGACACGAAAACTGCCTATGGCAGCGGTCTGGGGATGCATATCACGCGGCAAATTCTGGACCGGCACGGCGGCAGTATCCGCTATGTCAGCGCGCCGGGTGTCGGCACGACCTTTACGATTTCTTTACCCTTGGTGGCCTAA
- a CDS encoding amino acid aminotransferase — MFETLKAQPADKILALVQAYREDPRDTKIDLGVGVYKDASGNTPVMRAVKAAEQRIWENQDTKVYTGLAGDPAYTNAMAALVLGDAVPRGAIAAAATPGGTGAVRQAFELVRMANPEARVFVSDPTWPNHLSILSYLGMEVVNYRYFDSETGGVNFDGMIEDLKTAKKGDVVLLHGCCHNPTGANLNSSEWDAVIEVLQSTGAVPMIDIAYQGFGDGLEADAAATRKVASSVPECLIAASCSKNFGIYRERTGILMLVASEAAQGLNQATLAFLNRQNYSFPPDHGARIVSTILTDDALKADWQAELEDVRNAMLALREQLAGELQRLSGSDRFGFLAQHRGMFSRLGTTPDKVEALREKHGIYMVGDSRINIAGLNQNSVPILARAIIDVGI; from the coding sequence ATGTTCGAGACGCTCAAGGCGCAACCCGCTGACAAGATCCTCGCCCTTGTACAGGCCTACCGCGAAGACCCGCGTGACACGAAGATCGACCTCGGTGTCGGTGTCTATAAAGACGCCAGCGGCAACACCCCGGTGATGCGCGCCGTCAAAGCCGCCGAGCAGCGCATCTGGGAAAACCAAGACACCAAGGTCTACACCGGTTTGGCTGGTGATCCGGCCTATACCAACGCGATGGCCGCGCTTGTGCTGGGCGATGCCGTGCCGCGCGGTGCGATTGCCGCCGCCGCCACCCCCGGCGGGACCGGTGCGGTGCGTCAGGCGTTTGAACTGGTGCGTATGGCCAACCCCGAAGCGCGGGTGTTCGTGTCTGACCCGACATGGCCGAACCACCTGTCGATCCTGTCCTATCTGGGCATGGAAGTGGTGAATTACCGCTATTTCGACAGTGAAACCGGCGGCGTGAACTTCGATGGGATGATCGAAGATCTCAAAACCGCCAAAAAGGGCGATGTGGTGCTGCTGCATGGCTGCTGCCACAACCCAACCGGGGCGAACCTTAACAGCAGTGAATGGGACGCGGTGATCGAAGTGCTGCAAAGCACCGGTGCCGTGCCGATGATCGACATCGCCTATCAGGGCTTTGGCGACGGGCTGGAAGCCGATGCCGCCGCGACCCGCAAAGTGGCGTCTTCGGTGCCCGAATGCCTGATCGCGGCAAGCTGTTCCAAGAACTTCGGTATCTACCGAGAGCGGACCGGCATCCTGATGCTGGTCGCTTCTGAGGCGGCCCAAGGGCTGAACCAAGCCACCTTGGCCTTTCTCAACCGCCAGAACTACAGCTTCCCGCCCGACCACGGCGCGCGGATCGTTTCGACCATCCTGACCGATGACGCGCTCAAGGCCGACTGGCAGGCCGAGTTGGAAGACGTGCGCAACGCCATGCTTGCCCTGCGTGAGCAGCTCGCCGGTGAATTGCAGCGCCTGTCCGGGTCGGACCGCTTTGGGTTCCTCGCCCAGCACCGGGGCATGTTCTCGCGCCTTGGCACCACCCCGGACAAGGTCGAAGCGCTGCGTGAAAAGCATGGCATCTACATGGTTGGTGACAGCCGTATCAACATCGCAGGGTTGAACCAAAACAGCGTGCCAATTCTGGCCCGCGCGATCATCGACGTAGGCATCTAA
- a CDS encoding type I secretion system permease/ATPase, with protein MQSDVVNRGLSELRRVRGRSRGLYWAVALFSLFANMLMLTGPLYMLQVYDRVLGSGSEETLIALSVLVVFLYAVMGLLDYTRGRIMARVGARFQSDLDRRVFDAVVRKSAVAPDVKTNAGLADLEAVQRLMTSPVLMAAFDAPWTPIFFAAIFLFHPMLGWLAVSGAAVLVVITIANQLLSRESQARANLSGQAANAMSDQIRVEAEMVQAMGMRDAAFSRWQQARGQALEQQVKSTDVGGTFTAMTKTLRLFLQSAMLGLGAWLVLKNQMTPGAMIAGSILLGRALAPVELALNQWPVVQRGRAGWANLAQLLGAVSEEPPRTALPQPKARLVAKALTVVAPGEKQAALKSINFTVEPGQAVGVIGPSGAGKSTLARTLTGVWPPAGGSIRLDGAALEHYGSETLGRHIGYLPQRVQLFDGTIAENIARLCPDPDDAKVIKAAKLAAAHEMILEFPQGYDTPIRAGQVRLSGGQMQRIGLARALYDDPVIVVLDEPNSNLDNTGSQALNHAIRQMKASGRSVLIMAHRPAAIQECDTLLVLDNGIRKAFGPKDEVLAGMVQNHREIQQAPPRSGGVV; from the coding sequence ATGCAAAGCGATGTGGTGAACAGGGGGCTGTCCGAACTGCGTCGCGTGCGCGGGCGCAGCCGTGGGCTTTATTGGGCTGTGGCCTTGTTCAGCCTATTCGCCAATATGCTCATGCTTACCGGCCCGCTGTATATGTTGCAGGTCTATGACCGGGTGCTCGGCTCCGGCTCCGAAGAGACGCTGATCGCCCTCTCGGTTCTTGTGGTCTTTCTCTATGCGGTGATGGGGCTCTTGGATTACACGCGCGGCCGGATCATGGCGCGGGTGGGCGCGCGGTTTCAATCCGATCTCGACCGGCGGGTGTTCGACGCGGTGGTGCGCAAATCCGCCGTGGCCCCGGATGTGAAGACCAACGCGGGCCTTGCCGATCTTGAAGCCGTGCAACGGCTGATGACATCGCCGGTTCTGATGGCCGCCTTCGATGCACCTTGGACGCCGATCTTTTTCGCGGCGATCTTTCTGTTCCACCCGATGCTGGGGTGGCTGGCGGTGAGCGGCGCGGCGGTGCTGGTGGTGATCACCATTGCCAACCAGTTGCTGTCGCGCGAAAGCCAAGCGCGTGCAAACCTCTCGGGGCAGGCAGCGAACGCAATGTCGGACCAGATCAGGGTCGAGGCTGAGATGGTGCAAGCGATGGGGATGCGTGACGCGGCATTCTCGCGCTGGCAACAGGCCCGTGGTCAGGCGTTGGAGCAGCAGGTCAAATCGACCGACGTGGGCGGCACGTTCACCGCGATGACCAAGACGCTGCGGTTGTTTCTGCAGTCCGCCATGCTGGGGCTCGGCGCGTGGTTGGTCTTGAAAAACCAGATGACGCCGGGCGCGATGATCGCAGGCTCGATCCTGCTGGGCCGGGCGCTGGCGCCGGTCGAACTGGCATTGAACCAATGGCCGGTGGTGCAGCGGGGGCGGGCCGGTTGGGCCAATCTGGCGCAGCTTCTCGGCGCCGTGAGCGAAGAACCTCCGCGCACCGCGCTGCCGCAGCCCAAAGCGCGGCTGGTCGCCAAGGCGCTGACCGTCGTGGCACCGGGCGAGAAACAGGCGGCGCTCAAGTCGATCAATTTTACCGTCGAGCCGGGGCAGGCGGTGGGCGTGATCGGCCCGTCGGGGGCGGGGAAGTCGACATTGGCGCGCACCCTCACCGGGGTCTGGCCGCCTGCGGGCGGGTCGATCCGGCTGGATGGGGCCGCCCTTGAGCATTACGGGAGCGAAACCTTGGGGCGGCATATCGGATACCTGCCGCAGCGCGTCCAATTGTTCGATGGCACCATCGCCGAGAATATCGCCCGGCTGTGCCCCGACCCCGACGATGCCAAAGTGATCAAGGCCGCCAAATTGGCGGCGGCGCATGAGATGATCCTCGAATTCCCCCAAGGCTATGACACGCCCATTCGCGCGGGGCAGGTGCGGCTTTCTGGCGGACAGATGCAGCGCATCGGGCTGGCACGGGCGCTTTATGATGACCCGGTGATCGTGGTGCTGGATGAGCCGAATTCGAACCTCGACAATACCGGTTCTCAGGCGTTGAACCACGCAATCCGGCAGATGAAGGCGAGCGGGCGGTCGGTGCTGATCATGGCGCATCGTCCTGCGGCCATTCAGGAATGTGACACGCTGCTGGTTCTCGATAACGGCATCCGCAAAGCCTTTGGTCCCAAGGATGAGGTGCTTGCCGGGATGGTGCAAAACCACCGCGAGATTCAGCAGGCCCCCCCGCGGTCGGGGGGCGTGGTATGA
- the amt gene encoding ammonium transporter, which produces MKPTLILPLAAAVIALPGLALAQDAEYATLADTTFIFNTLLFLIGGFLVFWMAAGFAMLEAGLVRSKNVTTQLTKNMGLFAIAAVMYWLVGYNIMYPGDGNWIMEGVFGTFATKDIKSEIDAGGYSNASDFFFQLMFCATTASIVSGALAERIKLWPFLIFVVVLTGFIYPIEASWQWGGGFLSAMGFSDFAGSTLVHAAGGFAALAGAIVLGPRLGKYGKDGRVVPMPGSNLALATLGTFILWMGWFGFNGASQLAMGTIEDVDAVAQIFANTNMAAAAGAVAALILTQVMYKKVDLTMVLNGALAGLVSITAGPLDPTLFGALWIGAVGGVIVVFTVPMLDKFKIDDVVGAIPVHLIAGFWGTLVVPVYTEGTSFVTQIIGFAAVGLFVFVVSFVVWLILKAAGGIRVSEEAEITGLDMSELGMEAYPEFAKG; this is translated from the coding sequence ATGAAACCCACCTTAATACTTCCCCTCGCAGCGGCGGTCATCGCCCTGCCCGGGCTGGCGCTGGCACAGGACGCGGAATACGCGACGCTGGCGGATACGACCTTCATCTTCAACACCCTGCTTTTCCTGATCGGCGGTTTCCTCGTCTTTTGGATGGCGGCGGGTTTCGCCATGCTGGAAGCCGGACTTGTCCGCTCCAAGAACGTCACAACGCAGTTGACCAAGAACATGGGCCTCTTTGCCATTGCGGCGGTCATGTATTGGCTGGTGGGCTACAACATCATGTACCCCGGTGACGGCAATTGGATCATGGAAGGCGTCTTTGGCACCTTCGCCACCAAAGACATCAAATCCGAGATTGACGCAGGCGGCTATTCCAACGCTTCCGACTTCTTCTTTCAGTTGATGTTCTGCGCCACCACCGCCTCCATCGTGTCCGGCGCGCTGGCCGAGCGGATCAAACTCTGGCCCTTCCTGATCTTCGTGGTCGTGCTGACCGGCTTCATCTACCCGATCGAAGCATCTTGGCAGTGGGGCGGCGGTTTCCTTTCCGCAATGGGCTTTAGCGACTTTGCCGGGTCGACCCTTGTGCACGCCGCTGGTGGCTTTGCCGCCCTCGCTGGTGCCATCGTACTGGGGCCGCGCTTGGGCAAATACGGCAAAGATGGCCGCGTTGTGCCGATGCCGGGTTCCAACCTTGCGCTCGCCACTTTGGGCACGTTCATCCTGTGGATGGGCTGGTTCGGCTTTAACGGTGCGTCGCAGCTTGCCATGGGCACAATCGAAGATGTCGACGCCGTGGCGCAGATCTTTGCCAACACCAATATGGCCGCTGCCGCCGGTGCTGTTGCTGCGCTGATCCTGACACAGGTGATGTACAAAAAGGTCGACCTGACCATGGTGCTGAACGGCGCGCTGGCGGGCCTCGTCTCGATCACTGCCGGGCCGCTTGACCCGACATTGTTCGGCGCGCTTTGGATCGGTGCCGTGGGTGGTGTCATCGTGGTCTTCACCGTGCCCATGCTCGACAAGTTCAAGATCGATGACGTGGTCGGCGCGATCCCGGTTCACCTGATCGCTGGCTTCTGGGGCACGCTGGTTGTGCCAGTCTATACCGAGGGCACATCTTTCGTCACACAGATCATCGGCTTTGCCGCGGTTGGCCTCTTTGTCTTCGTCGTCAGCTTCGTTGTCTGGCTGATCCTGAAAGCTGCCGGTGGCATCCGCGTCAGCGAAGAAGCCGAGATCACCGGTTTGGACATGTCCGAACTGGGGATGGAAGCCTATCCTGAGTTCGCCAAGGGCTAA
- a CDS encoding sulfotransferase family protein — MGFPGTWMTESESMVYRVVPKCACSTIGQIMFYSDHGEFFDGDIHDAKAGIHKWALDASQGPITDNVTARKSYAFTCVRNPYTRVLSSFFDKICGIQRNGRRYRGNLVPLLVQKYGIDVGGDDGKQEFDQIASFRRFLLFARDTIRWRRPMDPDIHWSAVSGHVSTFIINGGTYDNIFWTEQFNDGMQQVLDAVDTPHRVDLAAIPRFNESEGHGPKRAHPVEDYFDDLSMHLMREIYKRDFDLFKYDFDNPGNKLPVGEIDLDEVHAKLGD; from the coding sequence ATGGGTTTTCCCGGAACATGGATGACGGAGAGCGAGAGCATGGTGTACCGGGTGGTGCCCAAATGCGCCTGTTCGACCATCGGGCAGATCATGTTTTATTCCGATCATGGCGAATTCTTTGACGGCGACATCCATGATGCCAAGGCAGGCATCCACAAATGGGCCTTGGATGCATCGCAGGGGCCGATCACCGATAATGTGACGGCGCGCAAGTCCTATGCCTTTACCTGCGTGCGCAATCCCTACACGCGGGTCCTGTCGTCCTTTTTTGACAAGATTTGCGGCATCCAGCGCAATGGGCGGCGGTATCGCGGCAATTTGGTGCCGCTGCTGGTTCAGAAATACGGGATCGACGTGGGCGGCGATGACGGCAAGCAGGAGTTTGACCAGATCGCGAGTTTCCGGCGTTTCTTGCTGTTTGCGCGTGATACCATTCGTTGGCGGCGGCCGATGGACCCGGACATTCACTGGTCTGCGGTGTCGGGGCACGTCAGCACCTTCATCATCAACGGTGGCACCTACGATAATATCTTTTGGACCGAGCAGTTTAACGACGGCATGCAGCAGGTGCTCGATGCCGTGGACACGCCGCATCGGGTTGATCTGGCGGCGATCCCCCGGTTCAACGAAAGCGAGGGCCACGGGCCCAAGCGGGCGCATCCGGTCGAGGATTACTTTGACGATCTGTCGATGCATCTGATGCGCGAGATCTATAAGCGCGACTTCGATCTGTTCAAATATGACTTCGACAATCCGGGGAACAAGCTGCCCGTGGGTGAGATTGATCTTGATGAGGTGCACGCCAAACTGGGTGACTGA
- a CDS encoding transglycosylase domain-containing protein, whose protein sequence is MTDKNKRKRPLVADRRYPGKAKPKPKTSARAKPATRKAAPARRKAARTKRPRRGGIIGFFAGLARWIWRLIWTITWRVSLVAFLVLALAVGYIYTTIPPLEALLDGRARGSVTMLDREGEVFAWRGDQFGGVVSADSVSKHLRNAVIATEDKRFYNHLGVSPRGIASAVRINLSEGRGPLSGHGGSTITQQTAKLLCLGEPYDPSSGMTEKEYEAECRRSSLGRKAKEALFAVAMEIKYSKSDILSIYLNRAYMGGGAFGAEAAAQRFFGKPAAALSPSEGAMLAGLLTAPTTLSPTNNLDRSQSRAATVIRLMEDQGYLTAAEADEAIANPAQLSEAAEAEAGGYFADWVMSSGPEFFTRNTTEDVIIKTTLDQRIQRAAEEGLKWVFENKVRDTSKAQAAIVVMSSDGAVRALVGGRKTKVAGAFNRATQAMRQTGSAFKPFIYAAALDLGYSPEDIIVDEPYCLNIPGSGEWCPKNYTKNFKGPVSLTDALKDSLNIPAVKVSESVGRETVSAVATQFGIKSDLAAGPALALGASESTLLEMTGAYAGILNGGSSVTPYGLVDLRLLGETEPLMGTGGGINERVIQEDAARQLVYMMEKVISEGTGQRAQFGDRQLAGKTGTTSANKDAWFVGFSADYVAGVWMGYDDNTPLTGVTGGGLPAEIWRETMSRVHDGLPLKELPMQAPAPPSNLSEAQPEPQPQPRQPQGGGNQGGGGADNVIDRVLRDIFGGGSSGSGASAPAPSFLDR, encoded by the coding sequence ATGACTGACAAGAACAAGCGCAAACGCCCTCTGGTCGCCGACAGGCGGTATCCGGGCAAGGCCAAACCCAAGCCCAAGACCTCTGCGCGGGCCAAACCGGCCACGCGCAAGGCAGCACCGGCCCGCCGCAAGGCCGCGCGCACCAAACGCCCTCGGCGCGGGGGAATCATTGGTTTCTTTGCTGGCTTGGCCCGTTGGATTTGGCGTTTGATCTGGACGATCACATGGCGCGTGAGCCTTGTGGCCTTCCTCGTTCTCGCCTTGGCTGTCGGCTATATCTATACCACCATTCCGCCGCTCGAAGCGCTGTTGGATGGCCGCGCGCGCGGCTCTGTCACCATGCTCGACCGGGAGGGAGAGGTCTTTGCCTGGCGCGGCGACCAGTTTGGCGGCGTGGTCTCGGCAGACTCGGTGTCCAAACATCTGCGAAACGCGGTCATCGCCACCGAAGACAAGCGATTCTACAACCATCTCGGGGTCAGCCCGCGGGGTATCGCCTCGGCGGTGCGGATCAACCTAAGCGAGGGGCGTGGCCCGCTTTCAGGCCATGGCGGTTCGACCATCACCCAGCAGACGGCCAAACTGCTTTGTCTGGGCGAGCCCTATGACCCCAGCAGCGGCATGACGGAAAAGGAATATGAGGCGGAATGCCGTCGCTCTTCCTTGGGCCGCAAAGCCAAAGAAGCGCTTTTTGCCGTCGCGATGGAGATTAAATACTCCAAGAGCGACATCCTTTCGATCTATCTGAACCGTGCCTACATGGGCGGCGGTGCCTTTGGCGCAGAGGCCGCGGCGCAGCGATTCTTTGGCAAGCCCGCCGCGGCGCTTTCGCCGTCTGAGGGCGCGATGCTGGCCGGTCTTTTGACCGCGCCCACAACCCTATCGCCCACCAACAATCTGGATCGCTCGCAAAGCCGTGCCGCCACGGTGATCCGCCTGATGGAAGATCAGGGCTATCTGACCGCAGCCGAGGCTGACGAAGCCATCGCCAATCCCGCGCAACTGTCCGAGGCGGCAGAGGCCGAGGCGGGCGGCTATTTCGCCGATTGGGTCATGTCCTCGGGGCCGGAATTCTTTACCCGCAACACCACCGAAGATGTCATCATCAAAACCACCCTCGACCAGCGCATCCAGCGCGCGGCAGAGGAGGGGCTGAAATGGGTCTTCGAAAACAAGGTGCGTGACACCTCCAAAGCACAGGCGGCCATTGTGGTGATGTCCTCTGATGGGGCGGTGCGGGCGCTGGTCGGCGGGCGCAAGACCAAGGTCGCGGGCGCGTTCAACCGTGCCACGCAGGCGATGCGCCAGACCGGGTCGGCGTTCAAACCCTTCATCTATGCCGCGGCGCTTGATCTGGGCTATTCGCCCGAAGACATCATCGTGGACGAACCCTACTGCCTGAACATCCCCGGTTCGGGTGAGTGGTGCCCCAAGAACTACACCAAGAACTTCAAAGGCCCGGTCTCCCTGACAGACGCGCTGAAAGACTCGTTGAATATCCCGGCGGTCAAAGTCTCGGAAAGCGTAGGTCGCGAGACGGTGAGTGCGGTCGCCACGCAGTTCGGCATCAAAAGCGATCTGGCCGCAGGCCCGGCGCTGGCACTTGGCGCATCGGAAAGCACCCTGCTTGAAATGACGGGCGCCTACGCGGGCATCCTGAACGGCGGCTCTTCGGTGACCCCCTACGGGCTGGTCGATCTGCGCCTCTTGGGCGAGACGGAGCCGCTGATGGGCACCGGCGGCGGTATCAACGAACGGGTCATCCAAGAAGATGCCGCGCGCCAGTTGGTCTATATGATGGAGAAAGTGATCTCGGAGGGGACCGGCCAGCGCGCCCAGTTTGGCGACCGTCAACTGGCAGGCAAGACCGGCACCACCTCGGCCAACAAAGACGCTTGGTTCGTCGGCTTTTCGGCGGATTATGTGGCCGGGGTCTGGATGGGCTATGATGACAACACGCCGCTCACCGGGGTCACAGGCGGTGGCCTGCCCGCAGAGATTTGGCGCGAAACCATGAGCCGCGTGCATGATGGGCTGCCCCTCAAGGAGTTGCCGATGCAGGCGCCCGCCCCGCCCAGCAACCTGAGCGAAGCGCAGCCCGAACCGCAGCCACAGCCGCGGCAACCGCAGGGCGGGGGCAATCAGGGGGGTGGCGGCGCGGACAATGTGATCGACCGCGTTCTGCGTGACATCTTCGGCGGCGGCAGCAGCGGCAGTGGCGCCAGCGCGCCTGCACCCAGTTTCCTCGACCGCTAA